One window of the Mixophyes fleayi isolate aMixFle1 chromosome 6, aMixFle1.hap1, whole genome shotgun sequence genome contains the following:
- the LOC142161531 gene encoding glutathione S-transferase P 1-like isoform X2 — MWSPVAAYALTYFPVRGRAEPVRLLLSDQGICWTEDEVQKEDWVAGKGDQKKNAVFGQLPRFQDGDFVVYQSNTILRYLGRKHGLSGSNEQESTIIEMINDGVEDLRQKYYIFLFLQNEENKEKYLQDLNTQLGYFERILSKNSNGSKFLVGDKVSYADYNLLDTLQCHLDLAPTCLSSHLLLSGYVERILNRPKVDAYLKSDGRKRRPITPKHK; from the exons ATGTGGAGTCCCG TGGCTGCATATGCATTGACATACTTCCCCGTCAGAG GGAGAGCTGAGCCAGTACGTCTGCTTCTGTCAGACCAGGGTATCTGTTGGACAGAGGACGAGGTGCAAAAGGAGGACTGGGTCGCAGGAAAAGGAGACCAGAAGAAGAATGCG GTATTTGGTCAGCTGCCTCGCTTTCAAGATGGAGACTTTGTGGTTTATCAGAGCAACACCATCCTGCGATATTTGGGACGCAAACATG GTCTCAGTGGCAGTAATGAGCAAGAAAGCACAATTATCGAAATGATAAATGATGGTGTGGAAGATTTGAGGCAGAAATACTACATATTCCTCTTCTTGCAAAAT GAGGAAAACAAGGAGAAGTACCTGCAGGATCTAAATACTCAGCTAGGTTACTTTGAAAGAATTCTTTCCAAGAATTCCAATGGATCTAAATTCCTGGTGGGAGATAAG GTCTCATATGCTGACTATAATCTCCTGGACACTCTACAATGCCATCTAGACCTTGCACCAACATGTTTGTCTAGTCACCTGCTTCTATCTGGCTATGTTGAACGGATACTTAACCGACCTAAAGTTGACGCCTATTTGAAATCTGATGGCCGTAAGAGACGCCCAATCACCCCTAAGCACAAGTAA
- the LOC142161531 gene encoding glutathione S-transferase P 1-like isoform X4 has protein sequence MAAYALTYFPVRGRAEPVRLLLSDQGICWTEDEVQKEDWVAGKGDQKKNAVFGQLPRFQDGDFVVYQSNTILRYLGRKHGLSGSNEQESTIIEMINDGVEDLRQKYYIFLFLQNEENKEKYLQDLNTQLGYFERILSKNSNGSKFLVGDKVSYADYNLLDTLQCHLDLAPTCLSSHLLLSGYVERILNRPKVDAYLKSDGRKRRPITPKHK, from the exons A TGGCTGCATATGCATTGACATACTTCCCCGTCAGAG GGAGAGCTGAGCCAGTACGTCTGCTTCTGTCAGACCAGGGTATCTGTTGGACAGAGGACGAGGTGCAAAAGGAGGACTGGGTCGCAGGAAAAGGAGACCAGAAGAAGAATGCG GTATTTGGTCAGCTGCCTCGCTTTCAAGATGGAGACTTTGTGGTTTATCAGAGCAACACCATCCTGCGATATTTGGGACGCAAACATG GTCTCAGTGGCAGTAATGAGCAAGAAAGCACAATTATCGAAATGATAAATGATGGTGTGGAAGATTTGAGGCAGAAATACTACATATTCCTCTTCTTGCAAAAT GAGGAAAACAAGGAGAAGTACCTGCAGGATCTAAATACTCAGCTAGGTTACTTTGAAAGAATTCTTTCCAAGAATTCCAATGGATCTAAATTCCTGGTGGGAGATAAG GTCTCATATGCTGACTATAATCTCCTGGACACTCTACAATGCCATCTAGACCTTGCACCAACATGTTTGTCTAGTCACCTGCTTCTATCTGGCTATGTTGAACGGATACTTAACCGACCTAAAGTTGACGCCTATTTGAAATCTGATGGCCGTAAGAGACGCCCAATCACCCCTAAGCACAAGTAA
- the LOC142161531 gene encoding glutathione S-transferase P 1-like isoform X5 yields the protein MWSPGRAEPVRLLLSDQGICWTEDEVQKEDWVAGKGDQKKNAVFGQLPRFQDGDFVVYQSNTILRYLGRKHGLSGSNEQESTIIEMINDGVEDLRQKYYIFLFLQNEENKEKYLQDLNTQLGYFERILSKNSNGSKFLVGDKVSYADYNLLDTLQCHLDLAPTCLSSHLLLSGYVERILNRPKVDAYLKSDGRKRRPITPKHK from the exons ATGTGGAGTCCCG GGAGAGCTGAGCCAGTACGTCTGCTTCTGTCAGACCAGGGTATCTGTTGGACAGAGGACGAGGTGCAAAAGGAGGACTGGGTCGCAGGAAAAGGAGACCAGAAGAAGAATGCG GTATTTGGTCAGCTGCCTCGCTTTCAAGATGGAGACTTTGTGGTTTATCAGAGCAACACCATCCTGCGATATTTGGGACGCAAACATG GTCTCAGTGGCAGTAATGAGCAAGAAAGCACAATTATCGAAATGATAAATGATGGTGTGGAAGATTTGAGGCAGAAATACTACATATTCCTCTTCTTGCAAAAT GAGGAAAACAAGGAGAAGTACCTGCAGGATCTAAATACTCAGCTAGGTTACTTTGAAAGAATTCTTTCCAAGAATTCCAATGGATCTAAATTCCTGGTGGGAGATAAG GTCTCATATGCTGACTATAATCTCCTGGACACTCTACAATGCCATCTAGACCTTGCACCAACATGTTTGTCTAGTCACCTGCTTCTATCTGGCTATGTTGAACGGATACTTAACCGACCTAAAGTTGACGCCTATTTGAAATCTGATGGCCGTAAGAGACGCCCAATCACCCCTAAGCACAAGTAA